One Gossypium arboreum isolate Shixiya-1 chromosome 13, ASM2569848v2, whole genome shotgun sequence genomic window, TTGCCATGATCTTTGCTATAACTTTGTAGCTAAAGTTGCAAAGACTAATAGGCCTCAAGAATCTCTTCTGGATTCTTCACGAGGGGACAAGAGCAATATTGTTGATATAATTGATTTCCTTAAACATTCTTTCCCTCTcagggaaaaaagaaaaaatcccAAATGCAGACAAATGAAATtacaattaatatttaaattttttaaaaatataattaataattcaaaatgTCATACTTAATACCTTTTAATTTAGTGCTTTTAAATGATtagtattttaataaaattaatcttCATAATGAAAAATGCATACATCAAAAAATTATTtagaaattaagaatataaattgttttaatatttttaaattataccaATGGATATTTAAAAAAAGTTAAACAAAATTAGTAAAGGAAACCATTGGTAAATggtgtatatatttttaaattatttgacgAAATTTGCCTGTAAATGAGCGTCAGAAAATCATATAGTAATGTACTGACAGCAACAAAACTGTCGGTAAAAGGTTAATTAAAAATGGTGAGAACAAGTTGTCAGTATAGATGAAAAAATTGTATACCTTGACCGTTGCTATAAGTCTTTTGAATCTATGCTGACGGTTTTTATGCTTATAATGACAAATTTTTActgataaataaataattagtttTCAAGTGCTCGTTAGGATACTCAATACAATAGTGGTTTTTTTTTTCTGGTAAATAGAAAACTATCTGTGACTACTAAGGATTATTAAATATCATGTTCCAAAAAGTCTTTATATATTTAAGGGGCtctcaaaaaataattaattggtCATTATGCTACATCTGTCTTAGCGATGCAGTCCACAACTTTGTTGGCCTCTTTTTGAACATGTCTGAATTTAACTTCTCAATATTTCAAACACCATTAATGAATGCATCTAATTTCACTAACATTACTCATTGATGCTCAACCATTTCAAATGAACTCAAACTAATATAATAtagtttttaataaattttaatatttgatataaatatataacatataaatttagttttataattataaaaatcattttaattaattatagaaAAGTAGAtacatgagtaataaaaaattgTAATTCATTGTGGGGAATGGGCCACCATTGGTATTTTGGGTGCTTTCCAAAATTTTCTCTTATATCTATATTGTTTCTTCCATTAAAATCTCTCCGTTTTGATGGCTATGGTTTCTCTTCTGTACTCCCATTTCTTCTTTACATATATACATCttgtttctttttcaatttttcaattccCTCTTCAATAATGAATCCAATAGAAATCAACCCTGAGCAAGACAAAGTCCACGATGCCGATCAGAAGATTATTCCCAACGGCGGATGGAGGGCCAGTCAAGATGGAGATGTCGAGGCGGGAAAAAGTAGTGAAAACAAAGAAGATTCGGATTCCACTGAAGTTAATAAAACCCCAGATTCCGACGTTGCTAAGGAGGCTGATCATCAAATCAATTGCAATGGCCATAATAAATACATTCCGACCAGCAAGGCTCAAGTTCCTCTCCCGAAACCGGAGCCACCGAAGCCAAAAATGGAGCGTTCGCAGTCATTGTCCATCGCCGAAAGCATGCCTTTGATAGGGAAATACATAAGAGATCGGAGCAGCAGCTTTTCAGCGGCGATCATGAACCGTTTATCGTCGCTAAAAGAAGGCAGTGGCGATTTCGTGTTGAAGAACGACTCGTTAAACTTCGAGGTAACGGAGTTCAAAATCCCCGGCGTGAAAGTCATAGTAAAGCTGAAAAGCGAAGAGGAAAGGCTAGAAGAACAAATAAGTGGTCAAATAACGTTGTTCACGAAGTCCAACTGCGAACACTCGATCGCTGCTCGTCAATTCTTTAAAGAAAAAGGGCTTAGATACGTGGAAATAAACATCGATGTGTTTACCAAAAGTGGGAATGAATTGATGGAAAGAACGGGGAGTTGCGAAGTGCCTCAGATATTCTTTAACGATAGCTTGATAGGCGGATTGGCGACGCTGAAATCGTTGAGTGAGAGTGGGGAATTGCATGAGAAAATGAAGGAATTGTTGGGTCCGAAATGTCCCGAAGAAGCACCCAAAGTACCGGTTTATGGAATTAACGATGAGGAAGACAAAGAAGATGAATTGGTGGGGGTAGTGAGGTTTCTGAGACAGAGCTTGCCCATTCAGGACCGTCTGATTAAGATGAAAATGGTCAAGAGTTGCTTTGCTGGTCCTGATGTGGTGGAAGCCATTATTAACCACCTTGACTGCGGCAGAAGAaaggtatatatataatttgcagTAAACCACGACGTTCATCTAATTATACTTATGTTAATTAAAGGTCAAATTATGGTTTTAGTCCCCTATACTTAATTAGACATAATTTTATCCAATTTAACTTCATTAGTTAGTTCAAATAGTTAACTACTCTAATTTCATCTCTCTAAGTGCTTTTAAGAAAAGAGGATAAAAATCTAAactatgcatgaattttgattcaaAAGGTTTAAATTCAATATGATGCCTTGGTTAGGGTTGAAGTCCTATTATCTGAGAAAAAGCAATGATAAGGTTAACAGGTAATGATGATGGTGTAGGGCATTGCAACAGCGAAGATGATGGCCCAGAAGCACTTCATCCACCATGTCTTTGGGTTAGGAACATTTGATTAATAAAAATAGAATCACAGGAAGTTTAATCTTACATgacattactttttttttttatagggaaaatgattttgagaatgggTACCATTATTATCGTTTCCTAGAACATGAACCATTTATAATGGGATGCTTCAACTTTAGAAGTTCAACCAACGATAATGAACCAAAACCTGCATATTTTATTGCGGATAGGCTTTCCAAGTTAATGTTTTCCATTGTGGAAATGGATGGCTATGTTTCTTACGATAGACTCCATGTCGATTATTTCCGCATCAGCAAAAGTGAAGAATTCCGCAGgtatttttatcaatatataagttctattaatcatatatatttttacataataTCTAAAACTATCCATAACTACTTCCTAAcctataaataagaggataatacatTTCAGCGCACTCGAACCCACATCTTTCTACGTTGACAACAATTACTATATGAGTTAAAACTCAATCGacatttttcatatattttaatctCTATATCTCCATATCTATAGAGAGATAATGGAGCCAGATTGAGGCAACGATTGCCCCCACATTTGCATAGCTTTTGAAAACATATGCATCTAGAACACAAATAATGCTGAGATATGTTGCAGAACACAAATTTGAGCTTTAGAAAAGATTGTCCGGAAAATAACTCAAAATCTCAAACCTTAAAAATAGACtataaaacaaacataaaatacaaaaaaaaaagaaaaacaataaattatattataagaggATAATTTTAAGCTATGCAAAATCTATGAAATAACTTAAATTTTACTATCTCTATCCATATCAACATGTGTCAAATATTAGGACTTAACAAGAAAAATTAAAACGAACCCCATATGATAGTCTAATAGTTAGGGTGTTCACTAACTTAAGTGTGATATGAGTTTAAATCGTGCTAATCGTGTTTGTTGTTCGAGCTGTCTTGTTCTTATATTTCACCAAAAAATAAAGCAGTGTAGATTTGAGCTTCTCATTTTCACTTTTGTGGACAGTTTTAGGGTTGACatcgattttttttttcttttcattttccaaATTGAAATCAAACCAATGAATATAAGATACCGATTATTATTAAACTCTACTAAATCGGTTCGGTTCGGGTTTCTATATTATTTTTGAGCTTTGAGCCTTTGGGTTTTATTTAGACAAAATTATCTTTTCTTTATGTTTCTTAAACACTATTTgacaattttaatttcttttcaattataCATAAAATctgaattaatatatttatttaaaaatagtttgtaaaatctataattataaatgtttgttaaaatataatttaaccttAAATTGATCATTCTCCATCTTTACGGAATATAATCAaatgttaaattatttatattttacaaCTCTTAATATATAATGACaataaaaaaaaaccctaacTTGAAATTGTTAATAGTAGAAAAAGAACATAGTATATAATAGATTAAAAGAGACGAACTTAAATTCTTGAAAGTTTtaacaacaataataaataagatttattttatttaattataaaaatatataaaaatataataaaagctatatataaaatttaggaGTAATGAGTTTTGTTTTGgattttaaatgaatttatataTTGACTTTATCTGTTCAAAAATtggatttttaaataatatttttagacTTATCTAATGAAATAAACCTAATCCAAACCGAATTATAAAAAAGTCGAACCAAATCGAATTGGGTTggatttgatttcgagttttgtttTCTGAGACAAAATTTAAGACAGACAAGGTAAAGTTAATGAATGCATAAAGGAAAGGAGTTAAATGGGGTATTGATATATGGAAGCAGGTATATAAAATTGACTCGGGATCTGCAAAGGATAAATCTTCAATTATTCACACCAAATGAGAGGCTAGCCTTCTTCTTGAACCTATACAATGCAATGGTGATCCATGCTGTGATCAGCATCGGCCATCCCGAAGGAATACTTGATAATAAAGCCTTTTTCTTGGATTTCCAGTACGTCATTGGAGGCTACCCTCATTCCCTCAGCATCATTGAGAATGGCATCCTCAGAAACAACCGAAAATCCCCTTTTTCTTTGACCAAACCCTTTAGTAAAGAGGACCGCCGTTTACATGTATGTATACCCCCtgtttccctttttcttttttcttttacataATGTTCGACTTTTTTGAATGCATTGTTTTTCATAATAAATGATGGCAGCTGGTTCCTATGAGAGTGAATCCATTGATTCATTTCGGATTATGCAAAGGAACAAGATCAAGCCCCAAGCTTAGGTTTTTCACTGCTCACAACGTGGAAGATGAGCTCATATCTGCAGCCAAGGACTACTTTCAGAGTGAAGGGATAAAAATTGATAGGGAACTTAGAACTGTTTATTTAACTCGGATCATCAAGTGGTAAGGTTTTTGTTTTTAGATGGAGTGGGATGGTGACATCTCTGAGATTAAAGCAACACATAACGTTGGCATTTTCTCTAACAGGTTTAGCCAAGATTTTGGAGGACAAGAGAAGGAAATCTTGGAGTGGGTCCTGAATTACTTGGAAGGAAGGAACGCCAAGCTTTTGAAGACTATGTTGGGTGATGGAGACCCTATTACCATTGTGTATCAGGATTATGATTGGTCTGGTAATTTGTGACTCACTGCCCCTGCTTTTTAATACGGGCAATCGTTTCATGCTATTTTTTCTGATGGCAGAAGATTTGGGATGAAATCATTTAACCAAAATAGGTTTATATTGATTAAGAAAAAATACAGGAAGAAGCTGCATTTAGCATAGAggtttttatttagttatttatttattcacattataaaatattgttttaaaaaaaaaaaattgtaatgggaaataaaaaaaagagagatGGTTGTTGTCATGCATATGCTATATTTTTTTACTGGTTAATGTAATTATTCTTTAATAGATGACCTTTAAATTTTGAAGTTCAACATTTGTAAAGTTCATGCTATTCAAATCTCAGCATTTATATCTGAAGGCAATTCCTTTATAATTTCAAATATTACAAAAATTGAAAATCATCCTAACTCAGTGAGTTGAAATTGATCAAGCATTTAAAATTGGTCTAATACTGAAACAAAAGAAGATGGCAGAATACAAGCAATTGCATAATTCAAAAGCACCAAATAAGGATCCACCCCTAGGTGTTTTGCAAGTTACAAATTATACACATGAATAAGCTTCAATGCAAAATTCATCTAAACCAGTTAGAGATCTGTTTTTCCTTCCTGGAGCAAGGAGATTGATAAGTGGTCTGCAATTATTATGCGGTGCTTGAATTTGATATCTGGAGGGTAAGCATTTTCAGGTTCCAAAAAATGGGGGGATCTCCACAAATCTTCCATGGTGGCACCCAATGTTGTGATGAGTATTTGTGTTTACACAAGAGACAGCATCCTAACAGCTCCTGATGGCATTTACACTCgatttctatttctttcttttggTAATTACACAAACCAGATATATCCAATCTCGATCTCGACAATCCCATATCAGCACCTCGGTTCCTGCTTGAGATGGATCCCGCTTGGCGAGCCAAAAATCATTGTCTGGGTACACAAGGAGAAACAAAACAAGGTAAAACAAGTATGCTCCAGAGTGATCAAGTggatcaatacaagtaaccattgCTTATTTGCTTAAAACATTTGCAGGGTCACCTATTGCCTTGGGGGCTACTAATTTCCTGCCACTAAATCGACATTAGTCGGTAGTATAACATTACAAGGGATTGACCTCGAGGCGTAAAATTCAATCGTTCTCCCCTCTCCATCTCAGGGGCAGTAGAAATTTCATGATAAAGTCAAGTGCTCAGTTTATGTGACCTAACGTCAAGCTAAGATGACTGCATGCTGACCTGTAAGTCAGCTGTAAGTCATCAACGGTGTGAAAGGAGAATAGACATCAACAAGCAGTCGAGCAGCTGTAAGATGACTACATGACTAAATGCAAATTGGTGAAGCTGAATAATGAGAACAGAGTGTAAGACCAAAAAGAGCGAAAAATTCAGATCAACCCGGAAAGTTTACATTCCCAACCAGCATAAAGAAGGCTTTGCATGAAACCTCAATTAGATAAATATAACGACAGATTCCATAAATTGAACAAATTTTTAGCTTATGGTGGTGTCTACGACTCCACTTTTTTGGCCATCCACCCCAGCACATGCAAACTGAATCAGTTTAAATGACAACCCACCTGAGGCAAGACATTAGTTGCTCCAGGCAAGAGGCCATTTGCTAAATCCTCATTAACAGATACAGGCAATGGTGGCATATGGCTCATTAATCCTGGCATCTCTCTCATGCTGCAAAAAGTCACAGTGAAGTTAATAACCCGGACAGGTGCACAAGGGTTAAACCAAGGAATAATCAAAAATGCTAGTTTGAGGGTATTAATCACCAACAGATAATTACTAAGAAAATCCACATACTCATTTAGCATGGCGGTAATATTGTTCCTTGCGTGACAAAAGAGGTCAATGTTATCCTGTAACTGTTTAAAAAGCTTTACTTAATAAGCCAGCCTCAAAAGACTGCTAAGaagaatcatatatatatataatatgaggcaatcaaaaacaaaatttaacgagcactttgaaaaagaaaaataaatggacCCGTGACCTCCTTTGAAGGACAAGGCCCACTTAAAAACCAATACACAATGTGTAGCATGGATGAAGAAAtacatcctttttttttttggtcaaatAGAGATTAAGCCAGTTGAAGTGAAGGAGCATGGAATAATAAAAGTACACCTACAGACATATGGGCCAGATTGTTGCCATGTTCTATAATGAAGAACTGGATTGGTTGAAATCACAGATATCTCATATGCCACCTTGTATCAGTTTGCAAATGaacctaaaattttggacaatGATGATAGATCTGAAATGTTTGTTCTTCTTAGTTTCATCAGTGATAGATATTTTTCCTACTCTCACTCTAATGCCATTAACGTTCATCAATTAAAGGAATGAGTATCACCTCAGTTAACCTCTTGAACTTTACAGCAAAAACTAGCATAACTTTCAGATTAAACTTTAAAAAGTAGCACACAAACAATAAGGCACCAACTTCATGTCAATTAAAACTTATTGTTTGCTGCATGATTGCATATTATCAATCAAAGAAATGCTGAGAACTAGGAAATGACACACTCACCTTGTATTGAGAAAGATTGGATGTGATTTGACTAAAAGTTTGAGCATTTTGCTTCAAAAGATGCATAGTTGTACCACATATTCCTAAAAAACACACAACAGTTAGATTTACATTAAACAATACCTTTAACTGCAAGCCAGTATAAGGGAGTCACATTATCCAAAAGATGCATTGTTGTTAAGTGCCACAGGTGTTTAGGCTGCTAATATTTCACAGATATTCACTGATTCTGCGTTCAGCAACTTGACAATTATAACTAATGCATTGCTGTTAACCTTCCAAAGCTTATTTTCTTGAAACTGGTTTTATTTTGGAAGATTACACAAAATATTTTCCTACATTCCTTGAGATAATAAAAATGGGAGATCCAGAAAAATACTGGTAGGAAGATACTAATTAAAAGCAGCCACAACCAGAAGAAAGATATTGATACTTCTAGGTGTAGGCATAAAATACAAACCTTCAGAAGGCGTTCTTCCATTCTGATCCAGATGACGCATCATGAGAGGATATGCAGCCATGGTTGGTGGCAGAGATGAAGGCATAGTCATCTTAGAAGATGATTCCACCAGCTTATCCTGAAGAAGTATGATCTTTAGAATATGGGTTCCTCAATCAAATTACATCCCAAATAAAATGGTTGATTCAGGAAACGAAGACAGGAAACCCAGTCATGGCATTCAACTTAACAAATTGAGATACAGCACATTTACTTGCTGTTAAATTTTACTCATAATTAACAGTTTTCTTTGTGATTTAACATGAAAGAAAGAAAGCAATTCCAAGAAGACCATAAAAGCCTCAGAGCCAGAGGTGTAAAGAGTATCATTATGCTGTCAGAACATTtgaaaagtataaaatatgaattagAAATTTctaattcaaaaataatttctaTAGTTAATTTCTGTACTACAGTGGTGTTGCATTATAGTAATCGGCATCTCTCATTTTGGAAAGGTCAAACTTGTAATGTGAACCAAGATAagtctttttcttttcacttaaaAATAGTATCTTCTTTTTTCTCTTAAGTTTTAGGTATCATATTTGGAATGTTTCTCTAATTGATATATTTTTCTTCTACCATGCATCAATCCTGGACTATTGCTGcacttattttctttctttcaatcCTAAAAAGCACTGTTTAAACATGTATAAAATATTAATCAGACTTCGACCTAATAAACAAAGAACTTATCACAAGGGTAGTTCCGTGAACCCCAAACAAAATCCCTACCTTAAATCTATACTTCATCCCAACATCTCCTCTGCTTTTTCCATGAGAAAAGTAGAGAAATTCTACAAATCAGGATTTACataaacttttgaaaaatgaaagaaagaaaattgttGTTCCTTGCCAAATTCAAACCTCAAATTTTATGTTCCAAATTAACATGCCATGACTAGTTAACTAATGGTAATAAACATATAGATAATCATATCCATTAATAAATCTAATATTATGGATAATAATTATAAGATAATCCcaaacaaataatataaaaaataccaAAACATAAATAGAAGAGTAGAATAGTAAATCTGCAATCTCATGGAGCATGTGTTTTTCTCTAGAAATTTAACTAACATGCTTAAAATCATTAGGGGAAAGAGATATAAGAAATCAATATTATCTGTTGCGTGAAATTACAAAAATTCGTCAGCATACCTTCCTGTTGTTTACCTTCTTTCCCGCATTATGTTCCTCAGGTTTTCTACGCTTTCTCTGCCAATTTCCAAAAAGTACCTTTATCTTTTAAAAGAGATGAATATATCAAATATGCATatataacatattataaatacAAATAATAAGACCAAATTAACATATTGATAGATTCCACTTGCTCTAGTCAATGCCAATGGTAAATTATGTTTCTTGACAGCATAGTCATACAAATAATAAGACCAAATTAACATATTGATAGATTCCACTTGCTCTAGTCAATGCCAATGGTAAATTATGTTTCTTGACAGCATAGTCTAACCAGGCCAGACAAAACCGTGATAAGCCAAAAGGGGGCTAGCAGCCTCTTCAAAATGGGAGTTAACTTCTGTAGCTTTTTGCTACCATTTCAGTCGAGGGCAATCGCTAACACATTAGTTAACAACTTGCTTAATAAATAATTTTGGCCTACTTGGGAATCAGTCAAAATAGAAGTAAGAAAGAAGGCATTTTGATCAACAAAATTAGCATAGAtaattttgggtttagggtttatgaaGTCAAATATTCAAAACATCTCCAAATGCAACAAATTGCAATGCATTAAGAACAAGATAATTCATTAAGGACATGCATTTTGGTTCATCTTCTTTTTAGTACTGATAATCTATAACAAGTTTTGTCAACGGAACATCTCCGTCATATCAAAACTAATAATCTTACAAATCATATGCAGACAAAGAATGAGACCTTAAATCATATGatacaaaacaataaaaaacaGTACAAACGATGGTAGAAATGTATCATTAAGAAAAGAAAGGAGCTTACTTGCATCCACCTACACCTCAGTGCAACATCACGTACAGTTTTCTCAGGCAAGCTAGCTGCAATCTTTATGTACTTCAAAATATTTGGTTCCTCTTTATATCTATATACATGTacattgaaaaacaaaaattagcgCCTAATCTTCATCTCAAAAGCAAGACATGCCTAATTAGTACCTCCTTGGAAACAGTTCtatcattaaaaaaaatcaaaaatcaaatacAAAAAACACACGGCAATCCTACTAACATAATAAGGGATCTTTTACTTAACATAAAACATGACAAATTCAACTACACTACTTATTTTAATAGTGCAGAATTATAACACTTGCACTTACTTTTCAAGGCCATCCTCCAATATATACTGTTCATCAACAGACCACTCCACCGCCAACCCTGTATCATGATTGAGCCCTGCAACAGAGTCGACAAGGAAGGAAGATCCAGAAGAGTTTCCCGGTTGTAATAGGGCAGGGGAGGATGTAATAATACTGGAATTCCGAGGCAAGAACATAGGCGGCGGTGCAAAGTAACCACCCATCGGAATCATCTCAGAACTACTACTAATAGCAGTAGTAGTAGTTGATTGGAAAGATACGGCCGGTCGGTTCATAATAGAAGCTAAATCATCCACATGATGAAACCCAGTGTTCGATTCTGTGGTCAAATTTTccgtttctttctttttcccacCTATCTCACTCAAATTTTGGCTTTATCAAAAACCCAAaccaaattcaaatatgaaaataGAAATTGCTCCTCGCATCATCACACACTGTAGCTTGTGTCAAACTTGTTTGTTCTGTAACTTGTATAACTTTATTGTTCATTTCAGCTCAACAAAGACCCAACGGTTGAATCACTCGCATACAATGACAAATTgccgaaaaggaaaagaaaaatgtcATATCAATATCGAAAACTCAACCCCCCAAATCGAATcctagaaacaaaaaaaaatcccaTCAATTTGAATAAAAAAGAATCTAAGGTCAAAAGACGACACGAAGAAGGGGGGAAAAAAGACAGATAGAGATGGATGAATGAATGAAGAAGAGGGAGAAGTTACCTTTTTGTGGGCAACTTTCCGACGAAACCCTAATCGGTTATGCGTTTTACTTTCTCACTACAAGCTAAAAGCTTTGCTACTGttactttgttttatatataattttgggGAATGGGGTTCTTTGCTTTAGTTTACTATCTCCATTTTTGTTGCTGGAGAGACAAGAGATTAGCTTAACACCTCTTCATCCAATAGAAAGTGAATCTTTGCAAAGCAATGaacgaaaataaagaaaaaagtttggggtttttttttcttttttaatttttgtaaagtgAAATTTGATTATTAGTATAAATATGTGCATAATTGAAATTTGCAGATCTTGGAATTCAGCAACAGTGCGAATCCCCATAAGCATTTGATGCCAATTATTGTGGACTCTCCACCTTTCCTTTTTGCTTACCttttttattccttttatttttttatatgttgtCTTCTTTTAACTGGGACTCCCTTTTTTCCTCTCCTTCTGTTTTTATTCATTTGATTATAGACTACCAGATTTTCCATGGAAAAGAAAAAGCAAGCACCTTTGATTCATTTTCAGATTTATATTTTCATATCGTAGAACAGAAgcataatttttttatgaaaggGTCTTGTTTAATGTATTTTTAAGGATTCAGTCACTTATTATTTAGATAAATTATCAAAAtagttacttttatttattttaaattacattttaattatttatatttgaaatattttgttttaatcaCATGTTAAATCAATCCATTATCATTTAGTAACATGTGACGTGACACGTTAaatcaatatttcaaataaaaattttaagttaatttatataattagtcttcatattttttcgttttgaataatttaatttaatatgatcataaaattaacaaaaattagtGATATCAAATTAATTGAcagaattaataataataataaaacttataAATACAAAACAACACTGTATATAGAATTTGACCCAACAGAAACTCATAATTCTATTAAGAAAGCTCTTTACATACTTTTAAAGTTAATTaatagttttatattttatattttattatttatgtatttaattaaaattttattccgataaaaaattaaaatattattttatatattaaaattatctatactattaataaaattCTTGATTATAAGTCAACTCAACATCATCTTGATTAACGAAATTATAAAAtgtttttcataattaaaataaattacgttatttaaatatattatgtcttaatttaaaactaaaccaaaattttattttaatataatttattcatttcattccttgattaaattgaattaaatcctTACTTAATATTGTAAACTTTTTTATtaatcataaatattaaaaaatatttatttatataaattaaatatttattcgACTATTTAAATCGTGTTAGTTTAAATTAATAATTCTTTTTGTATAAATTACAAGAAGAGTACAAAGTCCAAACAAAGAACGCGATTAGCGTAACTTGAACCTAAGTCACACCTAAGATAATAAATACCTGACCATCAAACCAACATACGGATTCAGTTCAAATTAATAAGTTAAaaattagtaaaattatttttattgaaaagagACAGTTTCCATAAATTAGTCATAATGGATTTAATCATTGATAAAAGAAGTTGGAAAGAATGCTATATTTGGTTAGTGGATAAACATTATTATACATAGAATGGGAAGCTGTACTATGGAAATAGGCAAAAAGAATCATGATTACTTGAAAAAGGTTTTAATGATTTCAATTTGAAACTTGTAAATTGAAGGCCAATTTTGAGAGAGGGGCTAAAATAAATGTGTGAGAAATCCAAATAAATGGATATTTCATTCAAAGGCCCAAAACTCATACTTGGCCCAACAGCCAACAATGATATTGTTATCAACTTCAAGATTATAGGAATATTAActtataagttttatttaatatattaattttaaatatattttcagaaACCAATTGAGCCTAAAACATTTTTAATTCAAACTTCTATAAccatttatttactttatttattttttaaaaataaattttgtgttttaagtt contains:
- the LOC108464187 gene encoding uncharacterized protein LOC108464187 isoform X1, with protein sequence MNRPAVSFQSTTTTAISSSSEMIPMGGYFAPPPMFLPRNSSIITSSPALLQPGNSSGSSFLVDSVAGLNHDTGLAVEWSVDEQYILEDGLEKYKEEPNILKYIKIAASLPEKTVRDVALRCRWMQIKVLFGNWQRKRRKPEEHNAGKKVNNRKDKLVESSSKMTMPSSLPPTMAAYPLMMRHLDQNGRTPSEGICGTTMHLLKQNAQTFSQITSNLSQYKLQDNIDLFCHARNNITAMLNDMREMPGLMSHMPPLPVSVNEDLANGLLPGATNVLPQTMIFGSPSGIHLKQEPRC
- the LOC108464187 gene encoding uncharacterized protein LOC108464187 isoform X2, translated to MNRPAVSFQSTTTTAISSSSEMIPMGGYFAPPPMFLPRNSSIITSSPALLQPGNSSGSSFLVDSVAGLNHDTGLAVEWSVDEQYILEDGLEKYKEEPNILKYIKIAASLPEKTVRDVALRCRWMQRKRRKPEEHNAGKKVNNRKDKLVESSSKMTMPSSLPPTMAAYPLMMRHLDQNGRTPSEGICGTTMHLLKQNAQTFSQITSNLSQYKLQDNIDLFCHARNNITAMLNDMREMPGLMSHMPPLPVSVNEDLANGLLPGATNVLPQTMIFGSPSGIHLKQEPRC
- the LOC108462388 gene encoding uncharacterized protein LOC108462388 produces the protein MGHHWYFGCFPKFSLISILFLPLKSLRFDGYGFSSVLPFLLYIYTSCFFFNFSIPSSIMNPIEINPEQDKVHDADQKIIPNGGWRASQDGDVEAGKSSENKEDSDSTEVNKTPDSDVAKEADHQINCNGHNKYIPTSKAQVPLPKPEPPKPKMERSQSLSIAESMPLIGKYIRDRSSSFSAAIMNRLSSLKEGSGDFVLKNDSLNFEVTEFKIPGVKVIVKLKSEEERLEEQISGQITLFTKSNCEHSIAARQFFKEKGLRYVEINIDVFTKSGNELMERTGSCEVPQIFFNDSLIGGLATLKSLSESGELHEKMKELLGPKCPEEAPKVPVYGINDEEDKEDELVGVVRFLRQSLPIQDRLIKMKMVKSCFAGPDVVEAIINHLDCGRRKGIATAKMMAQKHFIHHVFGENDFENGYHYYRFLEHEPFIMGCFNFRSSTNDNEPKPAYFIADRLSKLMFSIVEMDGYVSYDRLHVDYFRISKSEEFRRYIKLTRDLQRINLQLFTPNERLAFFLNLYNAMVIHAVISIGHPEGILDNKAFFLDFQYVIGGYPHSLSIIENGILRNNRKSPFSLTKPFSKEDRRLHLVPMRVNPLIHFGLCKGTRSSPKLRFFTAHNVEDELISAAKDYFQSEGIKIDRELRTVYLTRIIKWFSQDFGGQEKEILEWVLNYLEGRNAKLLKTMLGDGDPITIVYQDYDWSGNL
- the LOC108464187 gene encoding uncharacterized protein LOC108464187 isoform X3; protein product: MNRPAVSFQSTTTTAISSSSEMIPMGGYFAPPPMFLPRNSSIITSSPALLQPGNSSGSSFLVDSVAGLNHDTGLAVEWSVDEQYILEDGLEKYKEEPNILKYIKIAASLPEKTVRDVALRCRWMQIKVLFGNWQRKRRKPEEHNAGKKVNNRKDKLVESSSKMTMPSSLPPTMAAYPLMMRHLDQNGRTPSEGICGTTMHLLKQNAQTFSQITSNLSQYKHERDARINEPYATIACIC